One Bacillota bacterium genomic window carries:
- a CDS encoding nucleotide exchange factor GrpE, protein MIEEHPEETRFDHSNAMSSAPSPEADALAEDRRRDNGGADTTADDDLGARLEAAEEKAAKYQAQLTRLQADFVNFRRRMERERIEQIKFANEQLLHNLLPVVDNLERALEAGKDIESAKPLLEGVGQVLKQFLTLLEKEGVTPLDPALGQPFEPKHQEALIRAEGEAEVVVEELLRGWRYHDRVLRPTLVKVGPRPDTTEGNSEAGGMANEADTIDTAGTKEVEQ, encoded by the coding sequence GTGATAGAGGAGCATCCAGAGGAGACCAGGTTCGATCATAGTAACGCCATGTCTTCAGCCCCTTCCCCTGAAGCGGATGCCTTAGCCGAAGATAGGAGAAGGGATAACGGTGGGGCGGATACAACTGCAGACGACGATCTTGGGGCCAGACTGGAAGCGGCTGAGGAGAAGGCAGCCAAATATCAGGCTCAACTTACCCGGTTGCAGGCCGACTTTGTTAACTTCCGCCGTCGCATGGAGCGCGAACGGATTGAGCAGATAAAGTTTGCTAATGAACAGTTGCTGCATAATCTGTTACCGGTAGTGGATAATTTAGAGCGAGCCCTCGAAGCTGGTAAAGATATTGAATCGGCTAAGCCGCTGCTAGAAGGAGTAGGTCAGGTGCTGAAGCAATTCTTGACCTTGTTGGAAAAGGAAGGGGTTACTCCCTTGGATCCCGCTCTAGGGCAGCCTTTTGAGCCTAAGCACCAAGAAGCTCTAATTCGTGCTGAGGGCGAAGCGGAAGTGGTGGTGGAAGAATTGTTGCGCGGGTGGCGTTATCACGACCGCGTACTGAGACCCACATTGGTAAAAGTGGGACCGCGGCCAGATACAACAGAGGGCAATAGCGAAGCTGGCGGTATGGCAAATGAAGCCGACACAATTGATACAGCCGGTACCAAGGAGGTAGAGCAATAG
- a CDS encoding chaperonin, which translates to MKPGAGGAEVDERLAALISNANAIRAITAAVEGTMGPKGLDTMLVDRFGEVTITNDGVTILEQMDVNHPAARMLINVARAQQDEIGDGTTTCTILAKALVSEGVNHVVRGVPVVRVIEGIRYGIERALKIIKQHARSVESMDAPVLERIAYIAGRENKDIAELVVQAARLVGEEKIRDENFRLADTIMAQEGADNEVFMGLVLSRERLSCQMPEKKDNVKVLVLDDALDPEEIEEEALGTETGFSKYLELQEEFRRNLSKLVDLGVGLVLVSRSVHNIAEEVLTDAGVFVVDRLASDSLRSAAEHTGARLLKRAALKKPTTELETYLGFVSNVYEDEKLGQVRILGGKGKPIATVLVGAATEEVVGERQRIARDAASSLQAAVRGGVVPGGGTVEVAVARELASSRQEMRGMSAYGADAVIEALKRPLAQIAANAGFNPLEKVEEVWAAQLNTETDDLGINCEDGKVASVVELGVSDPALVKTYALKAAGEVAEAILRIDTIIKRKDPISPPGSVDQGRDGAAALDF; encoded by the coding sequence ATGAAGCCAGGAGCCGGGGGGGCTGAAGTGGACGAGCGCTTGGCCGCTCTGATTTCCAACGCCAATGCTATTCGGGCCATTACCGCAGCAGTAGAAGGCACCATGGGGCCAAAAGGGTTGGACACCATGCTGGTAGATCGATTTGGTGAAGTTACCATCACCAACGATGGGGTTACTATTCTAGAGCAAATGGATGTCAATCATCCGGCTGCTCGGATGCTGATTAATGTGGCTCGAGCCCAACAGGATGAAATTGGCGACGGCACCACCACCTGCACGATTTTGGCCAAAGCCCTGGTAAGCGAAGGAGTAAATCATGTGGTGCGGGGCGTTCCAGTGGTACGAGTGATTGAGGGAATACGCTACGGTATTGAGCGAGCCCTTAAGATTATTAAGCAACATGCCCGCTCGGTGGAAAGCATGGATGCTCCTGTGCTGGAACGCATTGCCTATATTGCTGGCAGAGAGAACAAAGACATTGCTGAGTTGGTGGTACAGGCTGCCCGGCTTGTGGGCGAGGAAAAAATCCGTGACGAAAACTTTCGTTTAGCGGATACTATCATGGCGCAGGAAGGAGCCGACAACGAAGTATTCATGGGGCTGGTCTTAAGCCGCGAGCGGCTTAGCTGCCAGATGCCGGAGAAAAAAGACAATGTAAAAGTGTTGGTACTAGATGATGCTTTAGATCCCGAGGAGATCGAAGAAGAAGCTTTGGGTACAGAAACTGGTTTTAGCAAATACCTGGAGCTGCAAGAAGAATTCCGCCGGAACTTGAGCAAGCTGGTGGATTTAGGCGTCGGGTTAGTACTTGTTAGCCGTTCGGTTCATAATATTGCTGAGGAAGTACTCACCGATGCCGGTGTTTTTGTTGTAGATCGTCTAGCTAGCGATTCTTTACGCTCGGCAGCTGAACATACCGGGGCCCGGTTGCTCAAGCGGGCAGCGCTAAAGAAACCGACGACAGAGCTGGAGACCTATTTGGGTTTTGTAAGTAATGTCTATGAGGATGAGAAGTTGGGGCAGGTGCGAATTCTAGGCGGTAAAGGGAAACCTATAGCTACTGTTCTGGTCGGGGCAGCTACGGAGGAAGTGGTAGGGGAACGGCAACGTATTGCCCGTGACGCGGCTTCATCACTGCAAGCGGCAGTCAGGGGAGGAGTTGTTCCCGGCGGCGGTACAGTAGAGGTTGCAGTGGCACGTGAATTGGCGTCTAGCCGCCAGGAAATGAGGGGCATGAGTGCTTACGGTGCGGATGCCGTGATAGAAGCCTTGAAGCGCCCTCTAGCCCAGATTGCGGCTAACGCCGGTTTTAATCCATTAGAGAAAGTAGAGGAGGTATGGGCTGCTCAACTTAATACCGAAACCGATGACTTGGGCATCAACTGTGAAGATGGGAAAGTGGCTTCGGTAGTTGAGTTAGGGGTCTCAGATCCGGCTTTAGTGAAGACTTATGCGCTTAAGGCTGCTGGGGAAGTGGCCGAAGCCATCCTGCGTATCGATACTATTATTAAGCGCAAAGATCCCATTAGCCCTCCCGGCAGTGTTGACCAAGGCAGGGATGGAGCAGCAGCGTTGGATTTTTAG
- the dnaJ gene encoding molecular chaperone DnaJ, with translation MADKRDYYEVLGVPRTASQEEIKKAYRKLARRYHPDVNPGDPTAEEKFKELNEAYEVLSDSQKKAQYDQFGHAAFDAAAFGGQGGSGGFGDFGFDIFGDIFDMFSGSRGQRARRTGPERGADLQYDLEITLEEAATGIERDINVFREEMCATCAGSGAAPGTSPSTCPSCGGTGELRQERATPFGRMVNVSACLRCGGTGRVIAEPCKDCGGSGRVRRARRIHVRVPAGVDTGARLRLAGEGGPGVRGGPSGDLYVFITVKPHKVFERERDNLYTKIEINIAQAVLGAEVDVPILAGSAKLTIPEGTQSGSRFRLRGRGMPFLRGHGRGDLIVTVLVRTPVSLTPKQRELFEELAQTLGTETQGREEKGFFKKMRDALGK, from the coding sequence TTGGCCGATAAACGCGATTATTACGAAGTACTGGGCGTGCCGCGCACGGCCAGCCAGGAGGAAATCAAGAAAGCCTACCGGAAATTGGCTCGCAGATATCACCCTGATGTAAACCCTGGCGACCCAACGGCAGAAGAGAAGTTCAAAGAGCTTAACGAAGCCTATGAAGTACTAAGCGACAGTCAGAAGAAGGCGCAGTATGACCAGTTTGGCCATGCTGCCTTCGATGCAGCGGCCTTTGGCGGTCAGGGGGGTTCCGGTGGTTTTGGCGATTTTGGCTTTGACATCTTCGGCGATATTTTCGATATGTTCAGCGGCAGTCGCGGCCAGAGAGCCCGACGAACCGGGCCGGAGCGCGGAGCCGATCTGCAGTATGATTTGGAAATCACGCTGGAAGAAGCTGCCACCGGGATCGAACGGGATATAAATGTATTTCGGGAGGAAATGTGTGCAACCTGTGCTGGCAGCGGCGCAGCCCCTGGGACTTCACCCAGCACCTGCCCCAGTTGTGGCGGGACCGGAGAGCTTAGGCAAGAACGGGCGACTCCCTTTGGTCGGATGGTGAACGTTAGTGCTTGTTTGCGCTGTGGTGGCACCGGTCGGGTTATTGCTGAACCGTGTAAGGATTGTGGTGGCAGTGGCCGTGTTCGTCGAGCCCGACGTATTCATGTTCGGGTACCGGCTGGAGTCGATACAGGTGCTCGCTTGCGGTTGGCCGGAGAAGGCGGCCCGGGCGTGCGCGGTGGTCCATCGGGGGATTTGTATGTTTTTATTACGGTGAAACCACATAAAGTCTTTGAACGGGAGCGGGATAATCTTTATACTAAGATCGAGATCAATATCGCTCAGGCAGTTTTGGGAGCGGAAGTGGATGTACCGATCTTGGCTGGGTCGGCCAAGCTCACCATTCCGGAAGGAACTCAAAGCGGTTCTCGTTTTCGCCTGCGGGGGAGAGGGATGCCCTTCTTGCGCGGGCACGGTCGCGGTGATCTAATAGTAACTGTGCTTGTGCGTACGCCGGTGAGCCTGACCCCAAAACAGCGTGAGCTGTTTGAAGAGTTGGCTCAGACTTTAGGAACTGAGACTCAAGGCCGGGAAGAGAAGGGTTTTTTCAAGAAGATGCGTGATGCACTGGGTAAGTAG
- the prmA gene encoding 50S ribosomal protein L11 methyltransferase codes for MRGWAEISIQTAQEAVEAVANILHEAGAGGVVIEDPAQLVARADELGVSELLKAAPLNGNVTVKAYLPVNVKLEARIKALQRELNRVLKLLAVPGEISLQEVAEEEWATAWKTYYKPFRVGEHIVIKPAWEECGTAANEIVIELDPGLAFGTGNHPTTVMALTLLERYLQPGAKVFDIGTGSGILSIAAAKLGAAEVAAVDVDPVALEAAWENCQRNHVINKVTVLPGDLFEELSGRADLVVANITADVLLLLIDDLPLHLGAQGAFVGSGVIESQFDDIKEALTNKGLKLLEIMGQEEWVAFAAGWEEA; via the coding sequence ATGAGAGGATGGGCAGAGATCAGCATTCAGACGGCCCAAGAAGCGGTGGAAGCAGTGGCCAATATCCTGCATGAAGCCGGAGCCGGCGGGGTAGTCATCGAGGACCCAGCCCAGCTGGTGGCGCGGGCGGATGAGCTCGGTGTGAGCGAGCTGCTGAAGGCTGCGCCACTGAACGGCAACGTGACGGTGAAAGCATACTTACCGGTAAATGTTAAATTGGAAGCTCGAATCAAAGCGCTGCAAAGAGAACTTAATCGGGTGCTAAAATTGCTGGCGGTACCGGGCGAAATATCACTGCAAGAAGTGGCTGAGGAAGAATGGGCCACAGCGTGGAAAACGTACTACAAACCTTTTCGCGTGGGGGAACATATAGTCATCAAACCGGCTTGGGAAGAATGCGGGACAGCAGCGAACGAGATTGTCATTGAGCTCGATCCGGGTCTGGCTTTCGGTACCGGCAATCATCCCACCACCGTGATGGCGTTGACGTTGTTGGAGCGTTACCTCCAGCCAGGAGCCAAAGTCTTCGATATCGGGACAGGCTCAGGAATTTTGTCCATAGCTGCCGCCAAACTGGGAGCGGCTGAAGTAGCAGCGGTAGATGTGGATCCGGTGGCACTGGAAGCCGCTTGGGAAAATTGTCAGCGCAATCATGTGATTAATAAGGTGACGGTTTTGCCCGGAGACCTATTCGAAGAACTTTCAGGCCGGGCGGACTTAGTGGTAGCGAATATTACCGCCGATGTCCTGTTGCTGTTAATCGACGATTTGCCCCTTCATCTGGGTGCTCAAGGAGCCTTCGTCGGCAGCGGTGTTATCGAGTCACAATTCGATGATATTAAAGAGGCTCTAACCAATAAGGGCTTGAAGCTGCTGGAGATCATGGGACAAGAAGAGTGGGTGGCTTTTGCTGCCGGCTGGGAGGAAGCGTAG
- the dnaK gene encoding molecular chaperone DnaK — MAKVIGIDLGTTNSVVAVMEGGEPIIITNAEGSRLTPSVVAFSKDGERMVGQVARRQAITNPERTVLSVKRQMGSNHRSRIDDKGYTPQEISAMVLQKLKNDAEAYLGEKVNQAVITVPAYFSDSQRQATKDAGVIAGLEVLRIINEPTAAALAYGLDKGQDQTILVFDLGGGTFDVSLLELGDGVFEVKATSGNTKLGGDDFDQRIIDYVAAEFKKEQGIDLTQDKMALQRLKEAAEKAKIELSSLLSTTINLPFITADASGPRHLEISLTRAKFEELTRDLVEASMGPTRQALADAGLKPVDVDKILLVGGSTRIPAVQEAITGYFGKEPHKGINPDECVAMGAAIQAGVLAGEVKDVLLLDVTPLSLGIETLGGVFTKIIERNTTIPTAKSQIFSTAADGQTGVEIHVLQGERAMAANNKTLGRFELTGIPPAPRGVPKIEVTFDIDANGIVHVSAKDLGTGKEQSITIKSSSGLSDEEIERMRKEADLHAAEDEERRQAIEARNQADALVYSAEKTVKEAEGKVDKGLIDTAKEATAELKEKLKSDDPEVLKKASEKLSEALYAISSALYAKSQEASGQQTGDPGSETKTDDNVVDADYKVEDDKK; from the coding sequence ATGGCAAAAGTCATTGGCATTGATTTGGGCACAACTAATTCTGTGGTTGCAGTTATGGAAGGTGGGGAGCCGATTATTATAACTAATGCCGAAGGAAGCCGGCTTACCCCCTCAGTAGTTGCTTTTTCCAAGGATGGGGAACGGATGGTAGGCCAGGTGGCCCGGCGTCAGGCCATAACCAACCCCGAACGCACGGTGCTATCGGTAAAACGGCAAATGGGTTCTAATCATAGATCACGTATTGACGATAAGGGGTACACTCCTCAAGAAATTTCGGCCATGGTTTTACAGAAACTAAAGAATGATGCCGAAGCTTACTTGGGAGAAAAAGTAAATCAGGCTGTTATTACGGTGCCGGCTTATTTCAGTGACAGCCAAAGGCAGGCCACAAAAGATGCCGGAGTAATTGCCGGCTTGGAAGTCCTGCGAATTATCAACGAGCCTACAGCCGCTGCTTTGGCCTATGGCTTAGACAAGGGTCAGGATCAGACGATACTGGTCTTTGACTTAGGCGGAGGGACTTTCGACGTTTCTTTGCTGGAACTGGGTGACGGGGTATTCGAAGTTAAAGCCACCAGCGGAAACACCAAGCTGGGTGGTGACGATTTCGACCAACGGATCATAGACTATGTGGCCGCTGAATTTAAGAAGGAGCAAGGAATCGATCTTACACAAGACAAGATGGCCCTGCAGCGGCTCAAAGAAGCGGCTGAAAAGGCTAAGATCGAGTTATCCAGCCTACTGAGCACCACAATAAATCTGCCTTTTATCACTGCTGATGCCAGCGGACCCAGGCACCTGGAGATATCGTTGACCAGAGCCAAATTTGAAGAACTTACCCGCGATTTAGTCGAGGCCAGCATGGGCCCCACCCGGCAGGCGCTGGCTGACGCCGGTTTGAAGCCAGTAGATGTGGACAAGATTTTGCTGGTCGGCGGTTCCACCCGAATTCCAGCTGTACAAGAGGCTATTACCGGCTATTTCGGCAAGGAACCACACAAGGGTATTAACCCGGACGAATGTGTAGCCATGGGGGCTGCCATCCAGGCCGGTGTGTTGGCCGGCGAGGTCAAAGATGTACTGCTGCTGGATGTGACCCCGCTCTCGTTAGGGATCGAAACCCTAGGTGGAGTGTTCACCAAGATTATCGAGCGCAACACCACTATTCCCACTGCCAAGAGCCAAATATTCTCCACTGCTGCCGACGGCCAAACCGGGGTGGAGATTCATGTTTTGCAGGGCGAGCGAGCTATGGCGGCAAATAACAAGACTCTAGGCCGGTTCGAACTGACTGGAATTCCGCCGGCACCTCGAGGTGTGCCTAAGATTGAAGTCACGTTTGATATCGATGCCAACGGTATTGTGCATGTCTCGGCCAAGGACTTGGGCACAGGCAAAGAACAATCCATCACCATCAAATCCTCCAGCGGCCTCAGTGATGAAGAGATCGAGCGGATGCGTAAAGAGGCGGATCTTCATGCCGCCGAAGACGAAGAGCGTCGCCAAGCTATTGAGGCCAGGAATCAGGCCGATGCCTTAGTATACAGTGCCGAGAAGACGGTCAAAGAGGCGGAAGGTAAGGTGGATAAGGGATTGATCGATACGGCTAAAGAAGCGACAGCAGAACTGAAAGAGAAGCTAAAGAGCGACGACCCAGAGGTGCTGAAGAAAGCCAGCGAGAAGCTCTCCGAAGCCCTTTATGCCATAAGCTCTGCCCTTTATGCTAAGTCCCAGGAGGCTAGCGGCCAACAGACCGGTGATCCCGGTTCGGAGACGAAAACTGATGACAATGTGGTAGATGCTGACTACAAGGTAGAGGATGACAAGAAGTAA